The following coding sequences lie in one Puniceicoccus vermicola genomic window:
- a CDS encoding Hsp20/alpha crystallin family protein: MSNEITQTPETATARRQSWHRPRYAVKPGKEAYELKVYLPGVPKAQAEVTIEKDQLLVVGRRSSVRPEGSKVVHEELNADDYRLQLQLNVNINPESIAAQSENGVLTIHLPLAEESKPRAITVE, translated from the coding sequence ATGAGCAACGAAATCACTCAGACTCCCGAAACGGCCACCGCCCGCCGCCAATCCTGGCACCGTCCGCGCTATGCGGTCAAACCTGGCAAGGAAGCCTACGAATTGAAGGTCTACCTTCCCGGAGTGCCCAAGGCCCAAGCGGAAGTGACGATCGAAAAAGACCAATTGCTGGTCGTAGGACGCCGGAGTTCCGTGCGGCCCGAGGGATCCAAGGTCGTTCACGAAGAACTGAACGCCGACGACTACCGTCTCCAGCTGCAGCTCAACGTGAACATTAATCCCGAAAGCATCGCCGCCCAATCCGAAAACGGCGTCCTAACGATCCATCTCCCACTGGCCGAAGAAAGCAAGCCACGGGCGATCACCGTTGAATAA